From a single Mycolicibacterium moriokaense genomic region:
- a CDS encoding MarR family winged helix-turn-helix transcriptional regulator, with protein sequence MHICVPHSRYDQLDELLTRLHVARQRPSWRRRLLDGADPVTSVSTLRVLRAVEHCQQTGDGASISDVADYMAVEHSTASRTVAGVVAAGLLTKAFAADDQRRCVLVLTDVGRKTLATVTDRRRELVAETIADWPDADVDALVALLERLTERFESATAQ encoded by the coding sequence ATGCATATATGCGTGCCGCACTCGCGCTACGACCAACTCGACGAACTGCTGACGCGCCTTCATGTCGCGCGCCAGCGGCCGAGTTGGCGGCGCCGGCTTCTCGACGGCGCCGACCCCGTCACCAGCGTCTCCACGCTGCGGGTGCTGCGAGCGGTCGAACACTGCCAGCAGACCGGCGACGGGGCGTCCATCAGCGACGTCGCCGACTACATGGCCGTCGAGCACTCGACCGCCAGTCGCACGGTCGCCGGTGTCGTCGCCGCGGGCCTGCTGACGAAGGCGTTCGCCGCCGACGACCAGCGCCGCTGCGTGTTGGTGCTGACCGACGTGGGCCGCAAGACCCTCGCGACGGTGACCGACCGTCGACGTGAGCTCGTCGCCGAGACCATCGCCGACTGGCCCGACGCTGACGTCGACGCGCTGGTGGCCCTGTTGGAGCGGCTGACCGAACGATTCGAATCCGCGACGGCCCAATGA
- a CDS encoding nitroreductase has protein sequence MDVYEAVATRRAVRGFTDEPVSREVIERVLTAAAWSPSGSNIQPWNIYVVTGEPLEQLKKVATERVAAGDPWDDREYVMYPPDLKSPYAERRSAFGRDRYSALGVAREDWEARTRAAIANWDCFGAPMALFCYIDRDLGKPQWSDVGMYLQTVMLLLRAEGLHSCPQMAWSQVRKSVDAVTCPPPELMLFCGMSIGYEDPTVSYVRNARASLDENITFIEG, from the coding sequence ATGGACGTCTACGAGGCGGTCGCAACGCGAAGGGCGGTGCGCGGCTTCACCGACGAACCCGTATCCAGGGAGGTGATCGAGCGCGTCCTCACCGCCGCGGCCTGGTCACCCTCCGGATCGAACATCCAGCCGTGGAACATCTACGTGGTCACCGGCGAGCCGCTGGAGCAGCTCAAGAAGGTCGCCACCGAGCGGGTGGCCGCCGGAGACCCGTGGGATGACCGCGAGTACGTGATGTATCCGCCCGACCTGAAATCCCCCTATGCCGAACGCCGCTCGGCGTTCGGCAGGGACCGCTACAGCGCCCTCGGCGTTGCGCGGGAGGACTGGGAGGCGCGCACGCGGGCCGCGATCGCGAACTGGGACTGCTTCGGCGCGCCCATGGCCCTGTTCTGCTACATCGACCGCGACCTGGGCAAGCCCCAGTGGTCCGACGTCGGGATGTATCTGCAGACCGTGATGCTGCTGCTGCGCGCCGAGGGTCTGCACAGCTGTCCGCAGATGGCGTGGTCGCAGGTCCGCAAGTCGGTGGACGCGGTGACGTGCCCGCCGCCGGAGCTCATGCTGTTCTGCGGCATGTCGATCGGCTACGAAGACCCGACGGTCAGCTACGTCCGCAACGCCCGCGCGTCACTCGACGAGAACATCACGTTCATCGAGGGGTAG
- a CDS encoding SDR family oxidoreductase, producing the protein MRIVVIGGTGMVGSKLVSNLSERGHDVVPAAPSTGVNTFTGEGLADALAGASVVVDVSNSPTLDDAAVDFFRTATANLLAAEKDAGVQHHVALSVVGTDQLALQSGYFEAKLLQEKLISEGPIPFTIVHATQFFEFINTLADSATEGDTVKMPPAYFQPMAGTDVAEGVARAAVNAPVNGIVEIGGPQAFRLPDAIRIALTARNDTREVVADPEAKYWGIELEERTLVPGDGATLFDTRLEDWLDEAVART; encoded by the coding sequence ATGAGAATCGTCGTCATCGGGGGCACCGGAATGGTGGGCAGCAAGCTCGTAAGCAACCTGAGCGAACGTGGGCACGACGTCGTGCCGGCCGCTCCTTCGACCGGAGTGAACACGTTCACGGGCGAGGGCCTTGCGGACGCACTGGCGGGCGCCTCCGTCGTCGTCGACGTATCGAATTCCCCGACGCTCGACGATGCCGCCGTGGACTTCTTCCGGACCGCGACCGCCAACCTGCTCGCCGCCGAGAAGGATGCCGGCGTACAGCACCATGTCGCGCTGTCCGTGGTCGGCACCGACCAGCTGGCCCTGCAGAGTGGCTACTTCGAGGCAAAGCTGTTGCAGGAGAAGCTCATCAGTGAAGGGCCCATTCCGTTCACCATCGTGCACGCGACACAGTTCTTCGAGTTCATCAACACCCTCGCGGACTCCGCGACCGAGGGTGACACCGTGAAGATGCCACCGGCGTACTTCCAGCCGATGGCCGGCACCGATGTCGCCGAGGGCGTCGCGCGGGCCGCGGTCAACGCGCCCGTCAACGGAATCGTGGAAATCGGTGGACCACAGGCATTCCGGCTTCCGGACGCCATCAGGATCGCGCTGACCGCCCGCAACGACACGCGAGAGGTCGTCGCCGATCCCGAGGCCAAGTACTGGGGCATCGAACTCGAGGAACGCACCCTGGTCCCCGGCGACGGTGCCACGCTGTTCGATACGCGGCTCGAGGACTGGCTCGACGAAGCTGTGGCGAGAACCTAA
- the helR gene encoding RNA polymerase recycling motor ATPase HelR: protein MSTQDYDDELRSEQTYVDGLYARLDAERARVKAKYSAALAGPIDRMDGGTLVARDSEVRALAKQAARLDVADSGLCFGRLDSVTGQRLYIGRIGILDEDNEYEPLLLDWRAPAAHAFYVATAAHPENMRRRRQFLSRGRRIVDYTDEVLGRPTGDERGDAALLAAVNAPRGDGMRDIVATIQAEQDEIIRLDHPGVLVIEGGPGTGKTVVALHRVAYLLYTQRKQMERHGVLVVGPNAAFLNHIGRVLPSLGESDVVFMTVGDLVPGLQVSAEDTDEVARVKGSLKMLDVLAAAIADRQRLPKDPVPIELSDVTVRIDAETAEWAREEARASGRPHNEAREVFTEIITYVLTERAIARIGKGWLTRDDRDAWEQLRTSLIDELADHVAFNNALDELWPILTPQALLADLYSSHDRLRAAQADPMLYRADGDAWTVSDVPLLDELVDLLGRDNLADDAAARDRNAEAAYAAGVLDLLVSREDLMDDEDHLLAQDLLYAEDLAERFLERDTRELVERAAADRDWMYRHVVVDEAQELSEMDWRVLMRRCPSKSFTVVGDLAQRRSAAGARSWATMLEPYVPGRWVYRSLSVNYRTPAEIMAVAAGVLAEFAPDIQPPESVRASGVPPWSRRVTDDELPSAIQEFVDDEAQREGTSVVIGPADVPGAVPPSQTKGLEFDAVLVVDPDRILAAGPRGAAELYVALTRATQRLGILHRAPLPSALSGLDRIREVVVK from the coding sequence GTGTCAACTCAGGACTACGACGACGAACTGCGATCAGAGCAGACATATGTGGACGGGCTGTACGCCCGACTCGACGCCGAACGCGCACGGGTGAAGGCCAAATACAGCGCCGCGCTCGCCGGTCCCATCGACCGCATGGACGGCGGCACCCTCGTGGCGCGCGACAGTGAGGTGCGAGCGCTTGCCAAACAGGCCGCGCGCCTGGACGTGGCGGACAGCGGACTCTGCTTCGGCCGCCTCGACAGCGTCACCGGCCAGCGGTTGTACATCGGGCGCATCGGCATCCTCGACGAGGACAATGAATACGAACCGCTGCTGCTGGACTGGCGTGCACCCGCCGCCCACGCGTTCTACGTCGCGACCGCCGCGCACCCGGAGAACATGCGTCGGCGCCGCCAGTTCCTCAGCCGCGGACGGCGGATCGTCGACTACACCGACGAGGTCCTCGGCAGGCCCACCGGCGACGAGCGCGGGGACGCCGCGCTGCTGGCCGCGGTCAATGCGCCGCGCGGCGACGGCATGCGCGACATCGTCGCGACGATTCAGGCCGAGCAGGACGAGATCATCCGGCTCGACCATCCCGGCGTGCTGGTGATCGAGGGCGGGCCCGGCACCGGCAAGACCGTCGTGGCGCTGCACCGCGTCGCGTACCTGCTCTACACCCAGCGCAAGCAGATGGAACGCCACGGTGTCCTCGTGGTCGGGCCCAACGCCGCGTTCCTGAACCACATCGGCCGCGTGCTGCCGTCGCTCGGCGAGTCCGATGTCGTGTTCATGACCGTCGGCGACCTCGTGCCGGGACTGCAGGTCAGCGCCGAGGACACCGACGAGGTGGCCCGGGTCAAGGGCTCGTTGAAGATGCTCGACGTGCTGGCGGCCGCGATCGCCGATCGGCAACGGCTGCCGAAGGATCCGGTGCCGATCGAGCTGTCGGACGTCACGGTGCGCATCGACGCCGAAACCGCCGAGTGGGCGCGCGAGGAGGCGCGTGCGAGCGGACGGCCCCACAACGAGGCGCGTGAGGTGTTCACCGAGATCATTACGTACGTCCTCACCGAGCGGGCGATCGCGCGGATCGGCAAGGGGTGGCTGACCCGCGACGACCGCGACGCGTGGGAGCAGCTGCGCACGAGCCTGATCGACGAGCTCGCCGATCACGTCGCGTTCAACAACGCCCTCGACGAGCTGTGGCCCATCCTCACTCCGCAGGCCCTGCTCGCCGACCTCTACTCGTCGCACGACCGGCTCCGTGCCGCCCAAGCCGATCCGATGCTGTACCGCGCCGACGGCGACGCCTGGACCGTCTCCGACGTGCCGCTGCTCGACGAACTGGTCGACCTGCTGGGTCGCGACAACCTGGCCGACGATGCGGCCGCGCGTGACCGCAACGCAGAGGCCGCATACGCCGCTGGGGTTCTCGACCTGCTGGTGAGCCGAGAGGATCTGATGGACGACGAGGACCACCTGCTCGCGCAGGACCTCCTCTACGCCGAGGATCTCGCCGAGCGCTTCCTCGAACGCGATACCCGTGAACTCGTCGAACGTGCTGCCGCAGATCGGGATTGGATGTACCGGCACGTCGTTGTCGACGAGGCCCAGGAGCTCTCCGAGATGGACTGGCGGGTGCTGATGCGTCGCTGCCCGAGCAAGTCCTTCACCGTCGTCGGCGATCTCGCGCAACGCCGGTCGGCGGCGGGCGCGAGGTCATGGGCCACGATGCTCGAGCCGTATGTCCCCGGCCGGTGGGTCTACCGCTCGCTATCGGTGAACTACCGCACGCCCGCGGAGATCATGGCGGTGGCCGCCGGGGTGCTCGCAGAGTTCGCCCCCGACATCCAACCCCCGGAGTCGGTCCGCGCCTCTGGTGTGCCGCCGTGGTCGCGTCGGGTCACCGATGACGAATTGCCCTCAGCCATCCAGGAATTCGTCGACGACGAGGCGCAGCGCGAAGGCACCAGCGTGGTGATCGGGCCAGCGGATGTGCCGGGTGCGGTGCCGCCGTCGCAGACCAAGGGCCTGGAATTCGACGCCGTGCTCGTGGTCGATCCGGACCGGATCCTCGCCGCCGGACCGCGCGGCGCGGCCGAGCTGTACGTCGCGCTGACGCGCGCCACCCAGCGACTCGGCATTCTGCACCGCGCTCCCCTGCCGAGCGCGCTGAGTGGCCTCGATCGAATTCGTGAAGTGGTCGTGAAATAG
- a CDS encoding cupin domain-containing protein: MSDLKGDRSQFGPNAAGYAWTLADDVAPIQVFPGITVKPLWEGDNGAKAFVTELEPGAVWGGEDHHGPGPEEVFVVSGVLNDGVQDYPAGTFLHAPAGSWHVPQSVTGCVLFVFYPEG, translated from the coding sequence ATGAGCGACCTCAAAGGTGACCGTTCGCAGTTCGGACCCAACGCCGCCGGATACGCATGGACACTGGCCGACGACGTCGCCCCGATCCAGGTGTTTCCCGGCATCACCGTCAAACCGCTGTGGGAGGGCGACAACGGCGCCAAGGCCTTCGTCACCGAGCTCGAACCGGGTGCGGTGTGGGGCGGCGAAGACCACCACGGTCCGGGTCCCGAGGAGGTCTTCGTGGTGTCAGGCGTGCTGAACGACGGGGTGCAGGACTACCCGGCCGGTACCTTCCTGCACGCGCCCGCCGGTTCCTGGCACGTCCCGCAGTCGGTCACCGGGTGCGTGCTGTTCGTCTTCTACCCCGAGGGCTGA
- a CDS encoding NUDIX hydrolase: MTVSYDEALRDRIRAHLARHDRRIVTDPTKRHAAVAVVLVDSELGEDRVDPALVDDWIDGRPMPGNLDGRMVDVSGGAAFLLCRRASRLSSHAAQWALPGGRLDPGEDAVDAALRELDEEVGVTLPHSTVLGLLDDYPTRSGYVITPVVIWGGGRLELRPAPDEVVAVYRVGLHQLQREDSPRFISIPESPRPVVQIPLGNDLIHAPTGAVLLQLRWLGLEGRHDPVDELEQPVFAWK; this comes from the coding sequence GTGACTGTCAGCTACGACGAGGCGCTCCGGGACCGGATCCGCGCCCACCTCGCGCGGCACGATCGCCGTATCGTGACCGACCCGACCAAACGGCACGCCGCCGTCGCCGTGGTGCTCGTCGACTCGGAGCTGGGGGAGGATCGCGTCGACCCCGCGCTCGTCGACGACTGGATCGACGGCCGGCCGATGCCAGGGAATCTCGACGGCCGCATGGTCGATGTTTCGGGCGGCGCCGCATTTCTGTTGTGCCGCAGGGCATCACGACTCTCGTCGCACGCCGCGCAGTGGGCGCTGCCCGGCGGCAGGCTCGACCCCGGCGAGGATGCCGTCGACGCGGCCCTGCGCGAACTGGACGAGGAGGTGGGCGTCACGTTGCCCCACTCGACCGTGCTGGGCCTCCTCGACGATTACCCGACGCGATCCGGATATGTGATCACCCCGGTGGTCATCTGGGGCGGCGGACGCCTCGAGCTGCGCCCCGCACCCGACGAGGTGGTGGCCGTCTACCGGGTCGGACTGCATCAACTGCAGCGCGAGGATTCGCCGCGGTTCATCTCCATCCCGGAGAGCCCGCGCCCCGTCGTGCAGATTCCGCTGGGCAACGACCTCATCCACGCACCCACGGGTGCGGTGCTGCTTCAGCTGCGATGGCTGGGCCTGGAAGGCCGCCACGATCCGGTCGACGAGCTCGAGCAGCCCGTCTTCGCCTGGAAGTAG
- a CDS encoding sigma-70 family RNA polymerase sigma factor: MKIVTSTPESDADLAARFACAAEPHFDVLTRGARRLTRCEADAEDLLQDALMHAYAGFSTFADGTNFKAWMFRILYNRWVSGHRAKQRRLSEVALDEVTDWESNGGARHVSEAPRSAEAEFLDALPDNELKAALATLPDGARTAIYYADVLEYTYSETAVVMDIPIGTVMSRVARGRKRLRFALAHLAGGRGDVEADIA, translated from the coding sequence ATGAAGATCGTCACCAGCACGCCCGAGTCCGACGCAGATCTCGCCGCGCGCTTCGCCTGTGCAGCAGAACCACACTTCGACGTCCTGACCCGAGGCGCCCGGCGGCTGACCCGCTGCGAGGCGGACGCCGAGGACCTACTGCAGGACGCGCTGATGCATGCCTACGCGGGATTCAGCACCTTCGCCGACGGGACCAACTTCAAGGCGTGGATGTTCCGGATCCTCTACAACCGGTGGGTGAGCGGGCACCGGGCCAAGCAGCGCCGACTGTCCGAGGTCGCCCTCGACGAGGTCACCGACTGGGAGTCCAACGGGGGTGCCCGGCACGTGTCCGAAGCGCCGCGGTCCGCTGAAGCGGAGTTCCTGGATGCGTTGCCGGACAACGAGCTCAAGGCCGCCTTGGCGACGCTGCCCGACGGGGCCAGGACAGCGATCTACTACGCCGACGTTCTGGAGTACACGTACTCCGAGACGGCCGTCGTGATGGACATCCCGATCGGAACGGTCATGTCCCGCGTCGCCCGCGGCCGCAAGCGGCTGCGGTTCGCGCTGGCTCATCTGGCCGGCGGCAGGGGCGATGTCGAGGCCGACATCGCGTAG
- a CDS encoding metallophosphoesterase, with protein MFFVLLATVLALMNAYVWKRLIKDTTRPGRTRWILTAVLVGLAVLLIAAVVMPRVTGVRGSGWYAWPGLLWLGLLVYLFLTLLALEPVRLALRGWVKRQPKEETVHVVDRPPPALNRRMFLARASAVAAGAASVGVVGVGAATGMGPPDLLQVPVRLRRLDPALKGFRLALVSDIHLGPLAGRAHTERIVDIINGAKPDLVAIVGDLVDGTVAELGAAAEPLRDLAASEGAFFVTGNHEYFNDDTDAWLTELERLGVHPLRNENTVIRRGGAAFDLAGVTDIAGRRQADPPDFDRALAGVDGSRPTILLAHQPVLVSQSAARGVDLQLSGHTHGGQIWPFHYVVRMVQPSLAGLSTVDDTQLYVTRGAGLWGPPVRIGAPPDITVVTLQP; from the coding sequence ATGTTCTTCGTCTTGCTGGCCACCGTCCTGGCGCTGATGAACGCCTACGTGTGGAAGCGGCTGATCAAGGACACCACCCGCCCGGGACGCACCAGATGGATCCTCACCGCCGTGCTCGTCGGCCTCGCGGTGCTGCTCATCGCGGCGGTCGTGATGCCGCGCGTCACCGGCGTACGCGGGTCGGGCTGGTATGCATGGCCGGGTCTGCTGTGGCTGGGTCTGCTCGTCTATCTGTTCCTGACGCTGCTCGCCCTGGAACCGGTTCGGCTCGCACTGCGCGGCTGGGTCAAGCGGCAACCGAAGGAGGAGACCGTCCACGTCGTCGACAGGCCGCCACCAGCGTTGAACCGCCGGATGTTCCTCGCCCGCGCCAGCGCGGTGGCGGCCGGAGCCGCGTCGGTCGGCGTGGTCGGCGTCGGCGCTGCGACGGGCATGGGACCGCCTGACCTGCTTCAGGTTCCGGTGCGCCTGCGCCGATTAGACCCCGCGCTCAAGGGCTTTCGTCTCGCGCTCGTGTCCGACATCCACCTCGGGCCGCTGGCAGGCCGCGCACACACCGAGCGCATCGTCGACATCATCAACGGGGCGAAGCCGGATCTGGTGGCGATCGTCGGTGACCTGGTGGACGGCACGGTCGCCGAACTCGGCGCCGCAGCCGAACCGCTACGGGACCTGGCCGCGTCCGAGGGGGCGTTCTTCGTCACCGGCAACCACGAGTACTTCAACGACGACACCGACGCCTGGCTGACCGAGCTGGAGCGGCTGGGAGTGCACCCGCTGCGCAACGAGAACACCGTGATCCGTCGGGGCGGTGCGGCGTTCGACCTCGCGGGCGTCACCGACATCGCAGGCAGGCGGCAAGCCGACCCGCCCGACTTCGACCGAGCGCTGGCCGGGGTCGACGGGTCCCGTCCGACGATCCTGCTGGCGCACCAACCCGTGCTGGTGTCGCAGTCCGCCGCCCGCGGCGTGGATCTGCAGCTGTCCGGCCACACGCATGGCGGGCAGATATGGCCCTTCCATTACGTCGTCCGGATGGTGCAGCCCTCGCTGGCAGGCCTGTCGACAGTGGACGACACCCAGCTGTACGTCACCAGGGGTGCTGGGCTGTGGGGTCCACCGGTGCGGATCGGGGCACCGCCGGACATCACGGTGGTGACGCTCCAGCCGTAG
- a CDS encoding oxygenase MpaB family protein, producing MVATAETISTYDTESVRPKVLIEFRKHSGSVFGGFFGAAAFDEVALVPVAAAVDKTGRFAENFADRGVRSGFSAFLAIWGDAADRVAEADRLKLMHREVHGKGVGDFADVRYSALDPKLWNWIAVSGIFLVLNSFTPCTGIVLNDAEREAAYAQLLDAFGALELPGKNAKLPATYADAVDYYETMVRNELQENSFLQRVTADLTRLPLPTVVLPAPLRRALTPPWMVLRPVAGHVVKVCSFGILHPKIRDMTGFKWEPRHDLEFALYCRMMQLAWRVLPDRLLLIPLARNRIEYEKLVHVHRSVALDSFAPPPGCPAG from the coding sequence ATGGTCGCAACGGCCGAGACAATTTCCACGTACGACACCGAATCGGTGCGGCCGAAAGTCCTCATCGAATTCCGTAAGCACAGCGGCAGCGTCTTCGGCGGTTTCTTCGGTGCGGCGGCGTTCGACGAAGTCGCCCTGGTTCCGGTAGCTGCGGCGGTGGACAAGACCGGCCGGTTCGCGGAGAACTTCGCTGATCGCGGTGTGCGCAGCGGGTTTTCGGCCTTCCTGGCCATCTGGGGTGACGCCGCGGATCGGGTCGCGGAGGCCGATCGGCTGAAGCTGATGCACCGTGAGGTCCACGGGAAGGGAGTCGGGGACTTCGCGGATGTGCGGTACAGCGCACTCGATCCGAAACTGTGGAACTGGATCGCGGTCAGCGGGATCTTCCTGGTGCTCAACTCCTTCACGCCGTGTACGGGCATCGTGCTCAACGACGCCGAGCGCGAGGCCGCCTACGCGCAACTCCTCGACGCGTTCGGCGCACTGGAGCTACCTGGCAAGAACGCAAAGCTGCCCGCCACGTACGCCGACGCCGTGGACTACTACGAGACGATGGTACGAAATGAGCTGCAGGAGAACAGCTTCCTACAGCGTGTTACCGCCGATCTCACCCGGTTACCCTTGCCAACCGTGGTGCTGCCTGCGCCGTTGCGCCGAGCCCTTACACCGCCGTGGATGGTCCTGCGACCGGTCGCGGGCCACGTCGTCAAGGTGTGCTCCTTCGGCATCCTGCATCCGAAGATTCGGGACATGACCGGCTTCAAGTGGGAACCCCGCCATGACCTGGAGTTCGCGCTGTACTGCCGGATGATGCAGCTGGCGTGGCGCGTCCTGCCCGACCGGTTGCTGCTGATCCCGTTGGCGCGCAATCGAATCGAGTACGAGAAGCTGGTGCACGTGCATCGGTCGGTTGCGCTCGATTCGTTCGCGCCGCCGCCCGGCTGCCCCGCGGGCTGA
- a CDS encoding TetR/AcrR family transcriptional regulator produces the protein MRRSRTNASPTQQEAAILKAAAEEVALVGVGRLSMEVVARQAGVSRSTLYRRFPSRDALITELGRQTFEFAMARLQTVAIDSDPQEAAVAAFREGIRLLTGEPVMRRFLQLDGDFTATTGMFDEARVFLTSASTAMAKALRAAGATMPDNDLLAVADLHIRLAASLVQVTSPVLDVTDDDAVAAYARTHLAPLVC, from the coding sequence ATGCGACGGTCACGCACCAACGCCAGCCCCACTCAACAGGAGGCCGCAATCCTCAAGGCCGCCGCCGAAGAGGTGGCGCTCGTCGGGGTCGGCCGACTGAGCATGGAGGTGGTCGCCCGCCAGGCCGGCGTCAGCAGAAGCACCCTGTACCGTCGCTTCCCCAGCCGCGACGCACTCATCACCGAACTGGGCAGACAGACTTTCGAATTCGCGATGGCACGGCTGCAGACCGTGGCGATCGACAGCGATCCCCAGGAAGCCGCGGTCGCCGCGTTTCGCGAAGGGATCCGGCTGCTCACCGGTGAGCCGGTGATGCGCAGGTTCTTGCAACTCGACGGTGACTTCACCGCGACGACCGGAATGTTCGACGAGGCCAGGGTCTTCCTGACCAGCGCGTCCACCGCGATGGCCAAGGCGCTGCGCGCGGCCGGTGCGACGATGCCCGACAACGACCTGCTCGCGGTGGCCGACCTGCACATCCGACTGGCCGCATCGTTGGTCCAGGTCACCTCCCCGGTGCTCGACGTCACCGATGACGACGCGGTGGCGGCCTATGCCAGGACCCATCTGGCGCCGCTCGTGTGCTGA
- a CDS encoding carboxymuconolactone decarboxylase family protein, with translation MTQRIDYNEVAPRGMKALAGAHVYVSQSGLAPALVAEVNLRVSLINGCAYCIDMHSRELRHLGVSNEKIALVPVWREAGDLFDAREKAALAWAETVTNVATTGVPDTAYDAVSAHFDEKELVDLTIAIGLMNAYNRMAISFRSVPAAAS, from the coding sequence ATGACTCAGCGAATCGACTACAACGAGGTCGCTCCCCGCGGTATGAAAGCGCTTGCGGGCGCGCACGTCTACGTCAGTCAATCGGGACTGGCGCCTGCGCTCGTGGCCGAGGTGAACCTGCGGGTGTCACTGATCAACGGCTGCGCCTACTGCATCGACATGCACTCCCGCGAGCTGCGCCACCTCGGTGTCTCCAACGAGAAGATCGCCCTGGTCCCGGTCTGGCGCGAAGCAGGGGACCTGTTCGACGCCCGCGAGAAGGCCGCGCTGGCATGGGCCGAAACGGTGACCAACGTGGCGACGACGGGTGTGCCCGACACCGCATACGACGCAGTGTCGGCGCATTTCGACGAGAAGGAACTCGTCGATCTGACGATCGCGATCGGGCTGATGAACGCCTACAACCGGATGGCGATCAGCTTCCGCTCGGTGCCCGCCGCCGCGAGTTAG
- a CDS encoding protein adenylyltransferase SelO, with product MTVASDTGSASGVALADHFARELPELAVRWQAEAAPQPRLLVLNEPLAARLGLEPDWLRGPDGVRFLIGNLVPDGASPVAQAYSGHQFGGYVPRLGDGRALLLGELTTTDGGLRDLHLKGSGATPFARGGDGLAAVGPMLREYIVSEAMHALGIPTTRSLAVVATGRSVHRETPLPGAVLARVASSHLRVGSFQYVAASGNVDVLRRLADHAIARHYPDAADADNPYLALFDAVGSAQAALIAQWMLVGFVHGVMNTDNMTISGETIDYGPCAFMDAYDPETVFSSIDSWGRYAYGNQPSIAGWNLARFAETLLPLIDADQDRAVELAQERLTGFGGQLSTALATGMRAKLGLADDVPDDVATPLMNDGLSLLAANHVDFTSFFRHLGKAARGDAEPARGMFVDLAGFDAWLHRWRALNPDASKMAASKMDAVNPVYIPRNHLVEEALEAATGGDLAPLNRLLEAVGSPYDERPGLERYAEPAPEDFGNYRTFCGT from the coding sequence GTGACCGTCGCATCCGATACCGGCTCGGCTTCGGGAGTCGCCCTGGCCGACCATTTTGCACGCGAGTTACCCGAGCTGGCCGTGCGCTGGCAGGCCGAAGCCGCACCCCAACCGCGCCTGCTCGTCCTCAACGAGCCGCTGGCCGCCCGACTCGGCCTCGAGCCCGACTGGCTGCGCGGGCCGGACGGCGTGCGTTTCCTCATCGGCAACCTGGTCCCCGACGGTGCGTCGCCGGTGGCCCAGGCGTACTCGGGGCACCAGTTCGGTGGCTACGTGCCGCGGCTGGGCGACGGCCGGGCGTTGTTGCTGGGCGAACTCACGACGACCGACGGCGGGCTGCGCGACCTCCACCTCAAGGGTTCGGGCGCGACCCCGTTCGCCCGCGGCGGCGACGGTCTCGCGGCGGTGGGCCCGATGCTTCGCGAATACATCGTCAGCGAGGCGATGCACGCGCTCGGCATTCCGACGACCCGCTCGCTGGCCGTGGTCGCGACGGGGCGCTCGGTGCACCGCGAGACGCCGCTACCGGGGGCCGTGCTCGCCCGCGTCGCCAGCAGCCATCTGCGCGTCGGCAGCTTCCAGTACGTGGCGGCGAGTGGCAATGTCGACGTGCTCCGGCGACTGGCCGACCACGCGATCGCCCGGCACTACCCGGATGCGGCCGACGCCGACAACCCCTACCTCGCCCTGTTCGACGCCGTGGGTTCGGCGCAGGCGGCGCTGATCGCGCAGTGGATGCTCGTCGGGTTCGTGCACGGCGTGATGAACACCGACAACATGACGATCTCGGGCGAGACCATCGACTACGGCCCGTGCGCGTTCATGGACGCCTACGACCCGGAGACGGTGTTCAGTTCGATCGATTCCTGGGGCCGCTACGCGTACGGCAACCAGCCCTCGATCGCGGGGTGGAACCTGGCCCGGTTCGCCGAGACGCTGCTGCCGCTGATCGACGCCGATCAGGATCGCGCCGTCGAGCTCGCGCAGGAGCGTCTCACCGGATTCGGCGGGCAGCTGTCGACCGCGCTGGCGACGGGGATGCGGGCCAAGCTCGGTCTGGCCGACGACGTCCCCGACGACGTGGCGACGCCGTTGATGAACGACGGGCTGTCGCTGCTGGCGGCCAACCACGTCGACTTCACGTCGTTCTTCCGCCACCTCGGTAAGGCCGCGCGCGGCGACGCCGAACCGGCGCGCGGGATGTTCGTCGACCTCGCGGGGTTCGACGCCTGGCTGCACCGTTGGCGCGCGCTGAACCCGGACGCCTCGAAGATGGCCGCCTCGAAGATGGACGCCGTCAACCCGGTGTACATCCCGCGCAACCATCTCGTCGAGGAGGCGCTGGAGGCGGCCACCGGCGGCGACCTCGCTCCGCTGAATCGGCTCCTGGAGGCCGTCGGCTCGCCCTACGACGAGCGGCCGGGTCTCGAGCGGTATGCCGAACCCGCGCCCGAGGACTTCGGTAACTACCGCACCTTCTGCGGGACGTGA